A portion of the Nitrosopumilus sp. genome contains these proteins:
- the aroA gene encoding 3-phosphoshikimate 1-carboxyvinyltransferase: MKCKVEKSKISGTILCPANKSYTHRAIFLASLAGKNSRVDNILLSADTIATIEACKKFGAKFEMENSSIIVKNPIKIGTHVSEINAENSGTTIRIAAGIASLFSDEITLTGDSSLQKRPMQSLLDALSSMGAQCQSSDGKPPIKIKGKISGGDVTIPGNFSSQFISSLLICAPLTEKGINLIIEGNLVSKPYLDATIAVMRTFGVSVQTLIPYKRYNISPQIYKETAFTIPIDFSSLALLLSANVLNGQEVIIKGSIGNLPQGDEVFIDILEQLGVSVIIDNDEIKIKSPEKLNGGKFDLSNSPDLLPPLSILALKSLKPIEIINVKHARLKETDRIAIITREMVKLGIRIQENVDGMILEPSEELSSAELNAENDHRLFMAFCIAGMYVGNCTITDPESVKVSYPNFVEEMKRLGAKIQLLE, translated from the coding sequence AAAAATAGCAGGGTAGATAACATATTACTTTCAGCAGACACCATTGCAACAATTGAGGCATGTAAAAAATTTGGAGCCAAGTTTGAGATGGAAAATTCATCTATAATTGTCAAAAACCCAATAAAAATAGGAACACATGTATCTGAAATAAATGCAGAAAATTCAGGTACCACAATTAGAATTGCTGCAGGCATAGCAAGTTTATTTTCAGATGAAATCACACTCACTGGAGATTCTAGTCTTCAAAAAAGACCAATGCAATCTCTTCTAGATGCATTATCAAGTATGGGTGCACAGTGTCAATCCTCAGATGGAAAACCCCCAATCAAAATTAAAGGAAAAATTTCAGGAGGAGATGTCACCATTCCAGGAAATTTCTCTAGTCAATTCATATCCTCACTTTTAATTTGTGCTCCACTAACTGAAAAAGGAATTAATTTAATAATTGAAGGAAACTTGGTATCGAAACCCTATCTTGATGCAACAATTGCAGTAATGAGAACATTTGGTGTGTCAGTGCAAACATTAATTCCTTACAAAAGATATAATATCTCGCCACAGATTTACAAAGAAACTGCATTCACAATTCCAATTGATTTTTCAAGTTTAGCACTTCTTCTTTCAGCTAATGTGTTAAATGGTCAAGAAGTTATAATTAAAGGAAGTATTGGGAATTTACCTCAAGGTGATGAAGTGTTTATAGATATTTTAGAGCAATTGGGAGTTTCAGTAATAATTGATAATGATGAAATAAAAATTAAATCTCCTGAAAAATTAAACGGTGGTAAATTTGATTTGAGTAATTCCCCTGATCTTCTTCCACCCTTGTCTATACTAGCACTAAAATCACTAAAACCAATTGAAATAATTAATGTCAAACATGCAAGATTAAAAGAAACAGACAGAATCGCAATCATCACAAGAGAGATGGTAAAATTAGGAATTAGAATTCAAGAGAATGTAGATGGTATGATTTTAGAGCCATCAGAAGAATTGAGTAGTGCAGAATTGAATGCAGAAAATGACCACCGGTTATTTATGGCATTTTGTATCGCAGGAATGTATGTTGGTAATTGCACCATCACAGACCCAGAATCAGTCAAAGTGTCATATCCAAATTTTGTTGAAGAGATGAAACGTCTAGGTGCAAAAATCCAATTATTAGAATAG